A window of the Streptomyces luomodiensis genome harbors these coding sequences:
- a CDS encoding tRNA (adenine-N1)-methyltransferase, translating into MSEPTGAARRRGPFQVGDQVQLTDPKGRHYTFTLEAGKNFHTHKGSFPHDELIGAPEGTVVRTTGNVAYLALRPLLPDYVLSMPRGAAVVYPKDAGQILAMADIFPGARVVEAGVGSGSLSTFLLRAIGDQGMLHSYERRADFAEIAAQNVERYFGAPHPAWRLTVGDLQDNLSDTDVDRVILDMLAPWECLEPVSKALVPGGILCAYVATTTQLARTVEAIREHGTFNEPSAWETMVRTWHVEGLAVRPDHRMIGHTGFLLTARRLADGVEPPMRRRRPAKGAYGEDYVGWGTAKDTPKGTGATDAPGGAQGASSGPDAPSGDA; encoded by the coding sequence ATGTCCGAACCGACCGGTGCCGCCCGCCGTCGCGGGCCCTTCCAGGTCGGGGACCAGGTCCAGCTCACCGACCCCAAGGGACGCCACTACACCTTCACGCTCGAGGCCGGGAAGAATTTCCACACCCACAAGGGGTCCTTCCCTCATGACGAGCTGATCGGCGCCCCCGAGGGAACCGTCGTGCGTACCACGGGAAACGTCGCGTACCTCGCGCTGCGTCCCCTGCTCCCCGACTATGTTCTGTCCATGCCACGCGGTGCCGCCGTGGTCTACCCCAAGGACGCGGGGCAGATCCTGGCGATGGCCGACATCTTCCCCGGCGCACGCGTCGTCGAGGCGGGCGTCGGCTCCGGCTCGCTCTCCACCTTCCTGCTGCGGGCCATCGGCGACCAGGGCATGCTGCACTCCTACGAGCGCCGGGCCGACTTCGCCGAGATCGCCGCCCAGAACGTCGAGCGCTACTTCGGCGCCCCGCACCCCGCCTGGCGGCTCACCGTCGGCGACCTCCAGGACAACCTCAGCGACACCGACGTGGACCGCGTGATCCTGGACATGCTCGCCCCCTGGGAGTGCCTGGAGCCGGTGTCCAAGGCGCTCGTCCCCGGCGGCATCCTGTGCGCGTACGTCGCCACCACCACCCAGCTCGCCCGCACCGTGGAGGCCATCCGCGAGCACGGTACCTTCAACGAGCCGTCCGCCTGGGAGACCATGGTGCGCACCTGGCACGTCGAGGGCCTCGCGGTGCGGCCCGACCACCGCATGATCGGCCACACCGGCTTCCTGCTCACCGCCCGCCGGCTCGCGGACGGCGTGGAACCCCCGATGCGCCGCCGCAGGCCCGCCAAGGGGGCCTACGGCGAGGACTACGTGGGCTGGGGGACGGCGAAGGACACCCCCAAGGGCACCGGCGCCACGGACGCCCCAGGAGGCGCTCAGGGCGCCTCCAGCGGCCCGGACGCCCCCTCCGGCGACGCCTGA
- a CDS encoding site-2 protease family protein encodes MDNSGQRQSDNGESDRATEPEDGKQPRPREVGGGFLMGRPFGVPVYVSPSWFLVAALITWVFGGQLDRVLPELGAARYLVSLFFAVAFYASVLVHELAHTVAALRFKLPVRRIQLQFFGGVSEIEKETETPGREFVLAFVGPLLSLVLSGLFYLGMLLVEPGTVPGVLLAGLMISNLIVAVFNLLPGLPLDGGRMLRAVVWKLSGRPMTGTVAAAWSGRALAVAVLVGLPLLTQAGGLGEEPQSFGSVDSLTDALLAAILAAIIWTGAGNSLRMARLRERLPDLRARTLTRRAVPVAADTPLSEALRRANEAGARALVVVDGHGTPTAVVREAAIVGVPEHRRPWVAVSGLAQDLKDGMRVSAELTGEELLDTLRATPATEYLVVEETGEVYGVLSTADVERAFVAAMARTPSG; translated from the coding sequence GTGGACAACAGCGGGCAGCGGCAGTCCGACAACGGGGAATCGGACCGCGCGACCGAGCCCGAGGACGGCAAACAGCCGCGCCCACGCGAGGTGGGCGGCGGGTTTCTCATGGGCCGGCCGTTCGGCGTGCCCGTGTACGTCTCGCCCAGCTGGTTCCTGGTCGCAGCCCTCATCACCTGGGTCTTCGGCGGTCAGCTGGACCGGGTGCTGCCCGAGCTCGGCGCCGCCCGGTATCTGGTCTCGCTCTTCTTCGCGGTGGCCTTCTACGCCTCCGTCCTGGTGCACGAGCTCGCCCACACCGTGGCCGCGCTCCGCTTCAAGCTGCCGGTGCGCCGGATCCAGCTCCAGTTCTTCGGCGGCGTCTCGGAGATCGAGAAGGAGACCGAGACCCCCGGCCGGGAGTTCGTGCTCGCCTTCGTCGGCCCGCTGCTCTCCCTGGTCCTCTCGGGCCTGTTCTACCTGGGCATGCTGCTCGTGGAGCCCGGCACGGTGCCCGGGGTGCTGCTCGCCGGGCTGATGATCTCCAACCTGATCGTGGCCGTGTTCAACCTGCTGCCCGGCCTGCCGCTGGACGGCGGGCGGATGCTGCGCGCCGTGGTGTGGAAGCTCAGCGGCAGGCCGATGACCGGCACCGTCGCCGCCGCCTGGAGCGGCCGCGCGCTCGCCGTCGCGGTGCTCGTCGGGCTGCCGCTGCTCACCCAGGCGGGCGGGCTCGGCGAGGAGCCGCAGAGCTTCGGCAGCGTCGACTCGCTCACCGACGCGCTGCTGGCCGCCATACTCGCCGCGATCATCTGGACCGGCGCGGGCAACAGCCTGCGCATGGCCCGGCTGCGGGAGCGGCTGCCGGACCTGCGCGCCCGTACGCTCACCCGGCGCGCCGTCCCGGTGGCGGCCGACACTCCGCTCTCGGAGGCGCTGCGCCGGGCGAACGAGGCCGGGGCCCGCGCCCTGGTCGTGGTGGACGGCCACGGCACGCCGACCGCCGTGGTGCGCGAGGCGGCCATCGTGGGCGTCCCCGAGCACCGCCGCCCCTGGGTCGCGGTCAGCGGTCTCGCCCAGGACCTCAAGGACGGTATGCGGGTCTCCGCCGAGCTCACCGGCGAGGAGCTGCTGGACACCCTGCGGGCCACCCCGGCCACCGAGTACCTGGTGGTCGAGGAGACCGGCGAGGTCTACGGGGTGCTCTCCACGGCCGATGTCGAGCGCGCCTTCGTGGCGGCCATGGCCAGGACGCCCTCGGGCTGA
- a CDS encoding RecB family exonuclease codes for MGTTTGATAGKAEPADGPRKSARAASLSPSRAADFMRCPLLYRFRVIDKLPEKPSAAATRGTVVHAVLERLFDAPAAERTAPRARAMVPREWERLLAAKPELAELFQEEGGGPAPERLAEWLAGAEALVEQWFSLEDPARLEPAERELFVETELESGLTLRGIIDRIDIAPTGDVRIVDYKTGKAPAPQYAGEALFQMKFYALVLWRLRGVIPRRLQLVYLGSGDVLTYDPDERDLRAVERKVLALWEAIRLATETGAFVPRQTRLCGWCDHQAHCPEFGGTPPPYPLAVVPVQSGPSGQSGRMDAV; via the coding sequence ATGGGAACCACCACCGGAGCCACCGCCGGGAAGGCCGAACCGGCGGACGGACCACGGAAGTCCGCCCGCGCCGCCTCGTTGTCACCGTCACGGGCGGCCGATTTCATGCGGTGCCCGCTGCTGTACCGCTTCCGAGTGATCGACAAGCTGCCGGAGAAGCCCAGCGCGGCGGCCACCCGCGGCACGGTGGTCCACGCGGTGCTGGAGCGGCTCTTCGACGCGCCGGCCGCCGAGCGCACCGCGCCGCGGGCACGGGCGATGGTGCCGCGGGAGTGGGAGCGGCTGCTGGCGGCCAAGCCGGAGCTGGCGGAGCTGTTCCAGGAGGAGGGCGGCGGCCCGGCGCCGGAGCGGCTGGCCGAGTGGCTGGCGGGGGCCGAGGCGCTGGTGGAGCAGTGGTTCTCGCTGGAGGATCCGGCCCGTCTGGAGCCCGCGGAGCGGGAGCTGTTCGTGGAGACGGAGCTGGAGTCCGGGCTGACGCTGCGCGGGATCATCGACCGGATCGACATCGCTCCGACAGGTGATGTACGGATCGTGGACTACAAGACGGGCAAAGCCCCCGCTCCGCAGTACGCGGGCGAGGCCCTGTTCCAGATGAAGTTCTACGCCTTGGTGCTGTGGCGGCTGCGCGGGGTGATCCCGCGCCGGCTCCAGCTGGTCTATCTGGGCAGCGGCGATGTGCTGACGTACGACCCGGACGAACGGGATCTGCGGGCGGTGGAGCGCAAGGTGCTGGCCCTGTGGGAGGCGATCCGGCTGGCCACCGAGACGGGTGCCTTCGTCCCGCGGCAGACCAGGCTCTGCGGCTGGTGCGACCACCAGGCCCACTGCCCGGAGTTCGGGGGCACGCCGCCGCCGTACCCGTTGGCGGTGGTCCCCGTTCAGTCCGGGCCGTCCGGGCAGTCCGGCAGAATGGACGCGGTCTAG
- a CDS encoding response regulator has product MAIRVLLVDDQPLLRTGFRMILEAEQDLAVVGEAGDGLQALDQVRALQPDVVLMDIRMPRMDGVEATRQITGPGRDGPAKVLVLTTFDLDEYVVEALRAGASGFLLKDAPATELVQAIRVVAAGEAMLAPSITRRLLDKYAGHLPSGEEPVPDTLHTLTEREVEVLKLVARGLSNAEIAADLFVSETTVKTHVGHVLTKLGLRDRVQAAVYAYESGLVRPGAQ; this is encoded by the coding sequence GTGGCGATCCGCGTCCTACTGGTCGATGACCAACCGCTGCTGCGCACCGGCTTCCGGATGATCCTGGAGGCGGAGCAGGATCTGGCGGTCGTCGGCGAGGCGGGGGACGGTCTGCAGGCGCTCGACCAGGTGCGGGCGCTCCAGCCCGATGTGGTGCTGATGGACATCCGGATGCCGCGGATGGACGGCGTGGAGGCGACCCGTCAGATCACCGGTCCGGGGCGGGACGGCCCGGCCAAGGTGCTGGTGCTGACCACCTTCGATCTGGACGAGTACGTGGTGGAGGCGCTGCGCGCCGGGGCCAGCGGCTTCCTGTTGAAGGACGCGCCCGCCACCGAGCTGGTGCAGGCCATCCGCGTGGTGGCGGCGGGCGAGGCGATGCTGGCACCCAGCATCACCCGCAGGCTGCTCGACAAGTACGCCGGGCATCTGCCGTCGGGCGAGGAGCCGGTGCCGGACACCCTGCACACGCTGACCGAGCGCGAGGTCGAGGTGCTGAAGCTGGTGGCCCGGGGGCTGTCCAACGCGGAGATCGCCGCGGATCTGTTCGTCAGCGAGACCACGGTCAAGACGCATGTGGGCCATGTGCTGACCAAGCTGGGGCTGCGCGACCGGGTGCAGGCCGCCGTCTACGCGTACGAGAGCGGGCTGGTCCGCCCCGGCGCGCAGTAG
- a CDS encoding ABC transporter substrate-binding protein, translated as MTRKSLVLPAVAGLLISTLAACGGTDGSGSDGKTIVLGSTDRIEATKVAPAPLDPALAYDFASWSVLHNTFQTLMRLPRSGTEPIPDAAERCGFADRQSEQYRCTLRSGLKFSNGHDLTSEDVKFSLDRVLRIDDPNGTKSLLSNVDRIETPSAREIVIHLSQPDATFPSKLTTPAAAILDSEVYRGDALRKGWEMTGSGPYSAQTEVKNNRLTKVVFTKNPHYKGDLKPKADKAEMRFYDSTSTMEQALAKGDIDVVHRGFSPEQIDKLNKGEVEGVRLFESSGQGIRYLIFNTNAPVVKEKAVRQAIAHLVDRQALVRDVYKRTAEPLYSLIPTSITSHINSFHNEYGDPDPDAARSVLHDAGISTPVKLTLTYTTDHYGPETAAEFKELRKQLNDSGLFDITIKGYPWREYRPALIKRQFSASGVGWFPDFPDPDSYTAPFLTKDNWLNSPYRNSAIQDELIPQTRQEAQRSLAEKDFQSIQNTVAEDVPYLPLWQGNTYVAARKNVIGAEYAFDSSTMLQLWELGKS; from the coding sequence ATGACGCGCAAGTCGCTGGTGCTGCCGGCTGTGGCCGGCCTTCTGATCTCCACGCTCGCCGCGTGCGGTGGTACCGACGGCTCGGGCTCGGACGGTAAGACGATCGTCCTGGGCAGCACGGACCGCATCGAGGCGACCAAGGTGGCGCCCGCGCCGCTGGATCCGGCCCTGGCCTACGACTTCGCGTCCTGGAGCGTGCTGCACAACACCTTCCAGACGCTCATGAGACTGCCCCGCTCGGGAACCGAACCGATACCCGACGCGGCGGAGAGGTGCGGCTTCGCGGACAGACAGAGCGAGCAGTACCGCTGCACCCTGCGCAGCGGGCTGAAGTTCTCCAACGGCCACGACCTGACCTCCGAGGACGTCAAGTTCTCCCTCGACCGCGTGCTGCGCATCGACGATCCCAACGGGACCAAGTCGCTGCTCTCCAACGTGGACAGGATCGAGACCCCCAGCGCCCGCGAGATCGTCATCCACCTCTCCCAGCCGGACGCGACCTTCCCGTCCAAACTCACCACCCCGGCCGCCGCCATCCTGGACAGCGAGGTCTACCGGGGCGACGCGCTGCGCAAGGGCTGGGAGATGACGGGCTCGGGTCCGTACAGCGCGCAGACCGAGGTGAAGAACAACCGGCTGACGAAGGTCGTCTTCACCAAGAACCCCCACTACAAGGGAGATCTGAAGCCGAAGGCCGACAAGGCGGAGATGCGGTTCTACGACTCCACCTCCACCATGGAGCAGGCGCTGGCCAAGGGCGACATCGACGTGGTGCACCGCGGCTTCTCGCCCGAGCAGATCGACAAGCTCAACAAGGGCGAGGTCGAGGGCGTCCGCCTCTTCGAGTCCTCCGGGCAGGGCATCCGCTACCTGATCTTCAACACCAACGCCCCGGTGGTCAAGGAGAAGGCCGTCCGGCAGGCCATCGCCCATCTGGTGGACCGCCAGGCGCTGGTGCGCGACGTATACAAGCGGACCGCCGAGCCCCTCTACTCGCTGATCCCCACCAGCATCACCTCGCACATCAACTCGTTCCACAACGAGTACGGCGACCCCGACCCCGACGCCGCCCGCAGCGTGCTGCACGACGCCGGCATCAGCACCCCGGTGAAGCTGACGCTGACCTACACCACCGACCACTACGGTCCGGAGACGGCCGCGGAGTTCAAGGAGCTGCGCAAGCAGCTCAACGACAGCGGCCTCTTCGACATCACGATCAAGGGCTACCCGTGGCGGGAGTACCGCCCCGCGCTCATCAAGCGCCAGTTCTCCGCCTCCGGGGTCGGCTGGTTCCCCGACTTCCCGGACCCCGACAGCTACACCGCCCCCTTCCTCACCAAGGACAACTGGCTCAACTCGCCCTACCGCAACAGCGCCATCCAGGACGAGCTGATCCCCCAGACCCGGCAGGAGGCCCAGCGCAGTCTCGCCGAGAAGGACTTCCAGTCCATCCAGAACACCGTCGCCGAAGATGTGCCCTATCTGCCGCTGTGGCAGGGCAACACCTATGTGGCCGCCCGCAAGAACGTCATCGGCGCCGAGTACGCCTTCGACTCCTCGACCATGCTCCAGCTGTGGGAGCTCGGCAAGAGCTGA
- a CDS encoding HAD family hydrolase, which yields MTSSIPAVDTLTGGGSALQAVLLDMDGTLVDTEGIWWDAEVAIFAELGHALAEEYRQVVVGGPMSRSAQFLIEATGADIALAELTGLLNSRFTELLDGTVPMLPGARRLLTELAAHGVPTALVSASHRRVMDRILRSLGPEHFSLTVAGDEVERTKPHPDPYLLAAAGLDAEPGRCVVIEDTETGVRAAEAAGCQVVAVPSVVPIEPVAGRTVIGSLEEVDLSFLRSLVTAMH from the coding sequence ATGACCAGCAGCATCCCCGCCGTCGATACCCTTACGGGTGGAGGCTCAGCCCTACAGGCCGTTCTGCTCGACATGGACGGCACCCTGGTCGACACCGAGGGCATCTGGTGGGACGCGGAGGTCGCCATCTTCGCCGAGCTCGGCCATGCGCTCGCCGAGGAGTACCGCCAGGTCGTCGTCGGCGGCCCGATGTCGCGCAGCGCCCAGTTCCTCATCGAGGCCACCGGCGCCGACATCGCCCTCGCCGAGCTCACCGGCCTGCTCAACAGCCGCTTCACCGAATTGCTCGACGGCACTGTGCCGATGCTGCCCGGCGCCCGCCGGCTGCTCACCGAGCTGGCCGCGCACGGCGTCCCCACCGCCCTGGTCTCCGCCTCCCACCGGCGGGTGATGGACCGGATCCTGCGTTCGCTGGGCCCGGAGCACTTCTCCCTGACGGTCGCGGGCGACGAGGTCGAGCGGACCAAGCCGCATCCGGACCCGTATCTGCTCGCCGCGGCCGGGCTGGACGCCGAGCCGGGGCGGTGCGTGGTCATCGAGGACACCGAGACGGGCGTACGGGCCGCGGAGGCGGCCGGGTGCCAGGTGGTCGCGGTGCCGTCCGTGGTGCCGATCGAACCCGTGGCGGGACGTACGGTCATCGGTTCGCTCGAGGAAGTGGATCTTTCTTTTCTCCGCAGTCTGGTCACTGCAATGCACTGA